The following proteins are encoded in a genomic region of Hirundo rustica isolate bHirRus1 chromosome 3, bHirRus1.pri.v3, whole genome shotgun sequence:
- the BPNT1 gene encoding 3'(2'),5'-bisphosphate nucleotidase 1, which translates to MASPALLMRVVASAYSVAEKAATIVRNVMSTGDLGIVEKAGPNDLQTKADRLVQMSICASLARKFPKVTIIGEEELPTDDVTEDLIEDGHCEEILKKPCPAQYTGIKEEELVIWVDPLDGTKEYTEGLLDHVTVLIGIAYGGKAIAGVINQPYYNYEAGANAVLGRTIWGVLGMGAFGFQLTEAPAGKHIVVTTRSHSSALVNECITALNPDHVIRVGGAGNKIIQLIEGKASAYVFASPGCKKWDTCAPEAILHAVGGKITDIRGNSFQYNKEVKHMNSAGVLATLRNYDYYASRIPNTVKESLVP; encoded by the exons ATggcttctccagctctcctcaTGCGTGTGGTGGCCTCGGCATATTCTGTTGCAGAAAAAGCTGCAACAATTGTTAGAAATGTGATGTCTACAGGAGATCTGGGCATAGTGGAAAAG GCTGGACCCAATGACTTGCAGACCAAAGCTGACCGACTGGTACAAATGAGCATTTGTGCTTCCCTGGCACGGAAGTTTCCCAAGGTGACAATCATAGGAGAAGAA GAATTGCCCACTGATGATGTAACTGAGGATTTAATTGAAGATGGTCACTGTGAAGAAATACTGAAGAAACCTTGTCCTGCTCAGTACACAGGAATTAAAGAGGAAGAG cTTGTAATATGGGTTGATCCCTTGGATGGAACCAAGGAGTACACTGAAG GTCTCCTTGACCATGTAACGGTTCTTATTGGAATTGCCTATGGAGGCAAAGCAATAGCAGGAGTTATTAACCAGCCATATTACAACTACGAG GCAGGAGCTAACgctgtgctgggcaggaccATCTGGGGAGTGCTGGGCATGGGTGCCTTTGGCTTTCAGCTGACAGAAGCACCTGCTGGCAAACACATCGTCGTCACCACCCGCTcccacagcagtgccctggTGAATGAGTGCATCACTGCCTTGAACCCAGACCATGTCATCAGAGTTGGAGGAGCAGGAAACAAG ATCATTCAACTGATAGAAGGCAAAGCATCTGCTTATGTATTTGCCAGTCCTGGGTGCAAGAAGTGGGATACGTGTGCACCTGAAGCTATCCTACATGCTGTGGGAG gcaaaaTAACTGATATCCGTGGAAATTCATTTCAGTATAACAAGGAGGTGAAACACATGAATTCAGCAGGGGTCCTTGCCACTTTGAGAAATTATGACTACTATGCCAGTCGTATTCCAAACACTGTGAAGGAATCTCTTGTGCCTTAA